One region of Macadamia integrifolia cultivar HAES 741 chromosome 11, SCU_Mint_v3, whole genome shotgun sequence genomic DNA includes:
- the LOC122092929 gene encoding probable H/ACA ribonucleoprotein complex subunit 1: protein MPIEVEGLLGGGFRVIGGGAEGDGGDADGAGGGAGRGAGGVGGGVGRVASGVGGGDGGVPPLDPQTMGSIVVSSSSSTRGARPYGLNDVMACLDTTTNLLRRMDNWLESMDRNNCLLDNRMASLEA, encoded by the coding sequence ATGCCAATAGAGGTGGAGGGTCTACTGGGAGGTGGTTTTAGGGTTATTGGTGGAGGTGCTGAGGGAGATGGTGGAGACGCTGATGGGGCTGGTGGTGGTGCTGGTAGAGGTGCTGGTGGagttggtggtggtgttggtaGAGTTGCTAGTGGggttggtggtggtgatggtggtgttCCACCACTTGATCCACAGACTATGGGTTCCATTGTTGTCTCCTCTTCCAGTAGCACTAGGGGCgcaaggccttatggtctcaatgatgtgatggcTTGCTTAGACACCACCACAAACCTATTGAGGAGGATGGACAACTGGCTTGAGAGTATGGATAGGAATAACTGTCTCTTGGACAATAGGAtggcctcccttgaggcatAG